In Bradyrhizobium lablabi, one DNA window encodes the following:
- a CDS encoding TetR/AcrR family transcriptional regulator, whose protein sequence is MTKLPVRRGAGGRPTREEAVRRDARLLDVATTLFMERGFDGTSIDAVAEAAGVSKPTVYARYRDKRDLFAAVLRGRIRDWLAPLSVAAEAQATDSDPKNIETTLHELSRHMLDHASMPECATLQRILAAQAIQFPELAKLAHEDGWLRGVRGVAILLRLFAARGEIKADDPELAADLFLNLLLGHSARLALHGIADDPEFLERRRRAVVELFLNSVRAR, encoded by the coding sequence GTGACCAAACTCCCCGTCCGGCGGGGCGCGGGTGGCCGGCCCACCCGCGAGGAGGCGGTGCGGCGTGACGCGCGGTTGCTCGACGTTGCAACGACCCTGTTCATGGAGCGAGGTTTTGACGGCACATCGATCGATGCGGTCGCGGAGGCGGCCGGCGTAAGCAAGCCAACGGTTTATGCGCGTTACCGCGACAAGCGCGATCTGTTCGCGGCCGTCCTGCGCGGCCGGATTCGAGATTGGCTGGCTCCGCTCTCGGTGGCGGCCGAGGCCCAGGCCACTGATAGCGACCCCAAAAATATCGAAACGACGCTGCATGAGCTTAGCCGGCACATGCTCGACCACGCATCGATGCCGGAGTGCGCCACGCTGCAGCGGATTTTGGCGGCGCAGGCCATCCAGTTTCCCGAATTGGCAAAGCTCGCGCATGAGGATGGTTGGCTGCGCGGTGTGCGGGGCGTAGCAATTCTGCTTCGGTTGTTCGCCGCGCGCGGCGAGATCAAGGCGGACGACCCTGAACTCGCAGCCGACCTGTTCCTCAATCTTCTGCTCGGGCACTCCGCGCGCCTCGCCCTCCACGGCATCGCCGACGATCCGGAATTTCTGGAACGGCGAAGGCGGGCTGTCGTCGAGCTTTTTTTAAACAGCGTGAGAGCGCGCTGA
- a CDS encoding GNAT family N-acetyltransferase: MTALRLNDLRQHSDILRLRSGKSLTVRFSEPRDAETLQGYFRALTVRSRYNRFLGAMSELPKGELYRFTHVGEGDRFSVVATMTIDGFETIVGEARYAFHADTNSFEFGLSIDDRWQGQGIGSVLLANMECRAAAFGAKRLFGDTLRSNEAMIALARKSGFAFTHNPDDWKLVRFEKHFDSAPQEIPCASWRLAAQQIALEAAV; the protein is encoded by the coding sequence ATGACCGCGCTTCGCCTCAACGACCTCCGGCAGCATTCGGATATCCTGCGGCTGCGCAGCGGCAAGTCGCTGACGGTGCGCTTTAGCGAGCCGCGCGATGCCGAGACATTGCAGGGTTATTTCCGGGCGCTCACGGTCCGCTCCCGCTACAATCGCTTCCTCGGCGCCATGAGCGAACTGCCGAAGGGAGAGCTTTATCGTTTCACCCATGTCGGCGAAGGCGACCGCTTCAGTGTCGTCGCAACCATGACGATCGATGGTTTTGAGACCATCGTCGGCGAAGCCCGCTATGCGTTCCACGCCGACACCAACAGTTTCGAATTCGGCCTTTCGATCGACGACCGCTGGCAGGGCCAGGGCATCGGATCGGTGCTGCTCGCGAACATGGAATGCCGAGCCGCGGCGTTCGGCGCAAAACGCCTGTTCGGCGATACGCTGCGCTCCAATGAGGCGATGATTGCGCTCGCCCGCAAATCCGGCTTTGCCTTCACCCACAACCCGGACGACTGGAAGCTGGTGCGCTTCGAAAAGCATTTCGATAGCGCACCGCAGGAAATTCCCTGCGCGAGCTGGCGGCTTGCGGCGCAACAAATCGCGCTTGAGGCTGCGGTTTGA